In Triticum aestivum cultivar Chinese Spring chromosome 5B, IWGSC CS RefSeq v2.1, whole genome shotgun sequence, the following proteins share a genomic window:
- the LOC123110467 gene encoding poly(A)-specific ribonuclease PARN-like codes for MAAAASAKQVTRRNFLEALRELAAHVKECDYVAIAALKTGAPTGWRRALPVDTAETAYLKAKFASESFQPLHIAVCPFRLGSASGSDVVAYPYNFHLFPRDELQLGMPSYSFSCQSSYFSLMARDGFDFNMCIYDGISYLSRVQESLARQKTFTPHLQQPSPSASASVADSVFTTRIKLRIQHWRKGCAEPSKTADGSLVSSLRELIMGSESYGSRPSMTIDVCSDRQVQLVLETVNGTSGDLVPLVVPDKGGVPRAVRVIFTSSAEDKNLLLMDIQKLEDEQNLKFRGFREVIDLVASSEKPIISYNCLNDLTMMHTQFIAPLSPNLHEFMCSSRLVFSSVVDIGHLWREISPLRKAKNIQAALSYLQRQYFVPMEIEIPLQDGTKGVTKSGENVLRITKLFAKLSKLLKISPNCQPQSGEQHYTVEDHRNILYPGCMVEESDGVDCTSEPDTTRTVSTQSVVFLWGFRETSAEELRSRLARLHHVFSKDFDLRLLDKTCSALIFRSSDTASELLRDISLESPSLNNFFSEGLKAAGFDVYRKACSSGLWDSALAEALESASLEPATSTISEHGSSEIYWNSSLKLDLKEYLEC; via the exons ATGGCCGCCGCCGCGTCGGCGAAGCAGGTCACCAGGAGGAACTTCCTGGAGGCTCTGCGGGAGCTGGCGGCCCACGTGAAGGAGTGCGACTACGTGGCTATCGCGGCGCTGAAGACGGGCGCCCCCACCGGGTGGCGACGCGCGCTGCCGGTCGACACGGCGGAGACGGCGTACCTCAAGGCCAAATTCGCGTCCGAGTCCTTCCAGCCTCTCCACATAGCCGTCTGCCCGTTCCGCCTGGGCTCTGCCTCCGGCTCCGACGTTGTCGCCTACCC GTACAATTTCCACTTGTTTCCCAGAGATGAACTACAGCTTGGAATGCCTTCTTATAGTTTCTCCTGCCAATCATCTTACTTTTCATTGATGGCCCGTGATGGTTTTGATTTTAATATGTGCATTTATGATG GTATATCTTATCTATCAAGGGTGCAAGAATCCTTGGCTAGGCAAAAGACTTTCACCCCTCATCTTCAGCAGCCATCTCCATCAGCAAGTGCATCCGTTGCTGATTCAGTTTTTACAACTAGAATTAAGTTGAGAATTCAGCATTGGCGTAAAGGATGTGCAGAACCCAGTAAAACAGCTGATG GATCTTTAGTTAGTTCTCTCAGGGAACTAATCATGGGCAGTGAATCATATGGTTCAAGGCCCAGTATGACCATCGATGTTTGCAGTGATCGCCAAGTTCAACTTGTTTTGGAG ACAGTAAATGGTACCTCTGGTGATCTTGTACCTCTTGTTGTTCCGGATAAAGGTGGGGTGCCTAGGGCTGTGCGTGTGATCTTTACTAGTTCTGCAGAGGATAAAAATCTTCTCCTG ATGGACATCCAAAAATTGGAAGATGAGCAGAATTTGAAGTTTCGCGGATTTCGGGAAGTTATTGATCTAGTAGCATCTTCAGAGAAACCAATCATATCATACAATTGCTTGAATG ACCTAACAATGATGCACACACAATTTATTGCGCCTCTTTCGCCGAACTTGCATGAATTTATGTGTTCTTCGAGGCTGGTTTTCTCTAGTGTTGTTGATATTGGCCACTTGTGGCGAGAAATTAGCCCTTTGAGAAAAGCGAAGAATATACAAGCGGCTCTGAGTTACTTACAGAGACAGTACTTTGTGCCAATGGAAATAGAAATACCACTGCAAG ATGGTACCAAGGGTGTCACAAAAAGTGGAGAAAATGTTCTGAGAATAACAAAATTATTTGCTAAGCTAAGCAAGTTACTTAAAATCAGTCCCAATTGTCAACCTCAGTCTGGTGAGCAGCATTACACAGTTGAAGATCACCGTAACATTCTTTATCCCGGTTGCATGGTGGAAGAATCTGATGGTGTTGACTGCACTAGTGAGCCAGATACCACAAGGACAGTGAGCACCCAGAGTGTTGTTTTCTTGTGGGGCTTTAGGGAGACATCTGCAGAAGAGCTGAGATCCCGCCTTGCAAGATTGCATCATGTCTTCTCAAAGGATTTTGATCTAAGATTGTTGGATAAGACATGCTCAGCTCTGATATTTCGTAGTTCTGATACTGCAAGTGAATTGCTAAGAGACATAAGCTTGGAGAGTCCCTCACTAAATAATTTCTTCTCAGAAGGTCTGAAAGCTGCAGGTTTTGATGTCTACAGGAAGGCTTGCAGTTCAGGGCTTTGGGATTCAGCTTTAGCTGAGGCCCTGGAGAGCGCTTCATTGGAGCCAGCTACTTCAACAATTTCTGAGCATGGTAGCTCTGAGATATACTGGAATAGTTCATTGAAGCTGGATCTAAAGGAGTATCTGGAATGCTAG